A genomic region of Haemorhous mexicanus isolate bHaeMex1 chromosome 14, bHaeMex1.pri, whole genome shotgun sequence contains the following coding sequences:
- the LOC132333819 gene encoding leucine-rich repeat and calponin homology domain-containing protein 2-like isoform X1 — protein MAAGQGGGGGNNGTGSGSGTAAGSGAAGLGIPAHLTLSFSSGPHWGAAALPQSHTVRSLERALEEAGSSGILCLSGRKLRDFPGSGCDLSDTTQAVAGHLRRGSGEAPPLVSGKEPLVCCSRVAAWWAD, from the exons ATGGCGGCCGGGcaggggggcggcggcggcaaCAACGGCACCGGCAGCGGGAGCGGGACGGCGGCCGGGAGCGGAGCGGCGGGGCTGGGCATCCCCGCGCACCTGACTCTCTCCTTCTCGTCGGGGCCGCACTGGGGCGCGGCGGCTCTGCCGCAGTCGCACACGGTGCGCAGCCTGGAGCGGGCCCTGGAGGAGGCGGGCAGCTCGGGCATCCTGTGCCTGAGCGGGAGGAAGCTGCGCGACTTCCCCGGCAGCGGCTGCGACCTGAGCGACACCACGCAAGCAG TTGCAGGGCACCTCAGGCGTGGCTCCGGAGAAGCTCCTCCTTTGGTGAGTGGAAAGGAACCTTTGGTGTGTTGCAGCCGAGTGGCAGCCTGGTGGGCTGACTGA
- the LOC132333819 gene encoding leucine-rich repeat and calponin homology domain-containing protein 2-like isoform X2, which translates to MAAGQGGGGGNNGTGSGSGTAAGSGAAGLGIPAHLTLSFSSGPHWGAAALPQSHTVRSLERALEEAGSSGILCLSGRKLRDFPGSGCDLSDTTQAVAGHLRRGSGEAPPLGIL; encoded by the exons ATGGCGGCCGGGcaggggggcggcggcggcaaCAACGGCACCGGCAGCGGGAGCGGGACGGCGGCCGGGAGCGGAGCGGCGGGGCTGGGCATCCCCGCGCACCTGACTCTCTCCTTCTCGTCGGGGCCGCACTGGGGCGCGGCGGCTCTGCCGCAGTCGCACACGGTGCGCAGCCTGGAGCGGGCCCTGGAGGAGGCGGGCAGCTCGGGCATCCTGTGCCTGAGCGGGAGGAAGCTGCGCGACTTCCCCGGCAGCGGCTGCGACCTGAGCGACACCACGCAAGCAG TTGCAGGGCACCTCAGGCGTGGCTCCGGAGAAGCTCCTCCTTTG ggCATACTGTGA